A single Drechmeria coniospora strain ARSEF 6962 chromosome 03, whole genome shotgun sequence DNA region contains:
- a CDS encoding Heat-labile enterotoxin IIA, A chain, with protein sequence MPGPMGALSNQAYDIADASNAVGSEGGIVDRFLILDTRHAMEQLHAPRSIMTRDPGYTGCFVRVSALVPYSSAMYKQLVDVMPSVFDSRQLGWHSLLVNPRPSPKYADPLGCTELDVHTNMGLLRATFLLLLFLGIGWGQSLPSRRSGTMLDRRQADDFDGEFPKEVYRGETKRTPADVERDGGFVSRGLQKQRAGTALSAMELDLGSSLFHHASGDDTASFTRYVSTSTDPGVALTFAVDDDAPTQKGYLYKIHADDRFLDLNRSLGKYSPYPGQKEHAAIEFIRYEQIEGWYEVTYEKHFSEPQIGKESQDKLRRGAFGHFKKNAKFDKSRFHNLRGRGRVPQLAGFPAISPAWQEVPWKAFKTQAVDKNLNAVIDSLCGGRLRARRGLGCTGRPGGQQGIDGSGPKRPSTGSKGKPRAEKADGGGRKASEAKGPVGAAKGKSRTGEPVRNAGTGPKYQSTGVRLTKETARVAAFVLVLPYARDLLEAIKQWDHPIGHAVKWFDDVMAAFQESIGGSQRQDIYGNDLKASLICALKGGRAEDTIVGRKSNICLAVADEFKEELRRDLDEGKLDQDIVMCEEAETYRGGSPHAWEETKRFCDALHRTDEYAERRLQQGINELLDVCDGYALKAPEDRDLAAKLDGGCTALQRGVRRIEKGDKAMAVTEGIPKITVGSCKLGPALQEPVEENCADETGSIPCGGRQTAKDRETGRAACGVCGFAWDPEGGKCRNRKGVLLWPQKISPPTDKCLQSLGERPCGGGRQTKADFRRGFTICTVCRLTWDPRAGVCKRMEGDVVVWPPRPKA encoded by the exons ATGCCTGGTCCGATGGGGGCATTGTCCAACCAAGCGTACGACATTGCCGATGCGTCGAATGCTGTCGGTTCCGAgggtggcatcgtcgaccgGTTTTTGATCCTCGACACACGCCATGCGATGGAACAACTTCATGCACCACGCAGCATCATGACTCGAGACCCGGGATACACCGGTTGCTTTGTACGAGTGTCTGCCCTTGTTCCATATTCGTCGGCCATGTAtaagcagctcgtcgacgtgaTGCCGTCCGTCTTCGACTCCAGGCAACTCGGATGGCACTCTCTCCTGGTGAATCCTCGACCATCTCCGAAATACGCCGACCCGCTTGGATGTACCgagttggatgtgcat ACGAACATGGGACTCCTGCGAGCCACCTTCCTGCTGCTCCTCTTCCTGGGTATTGGCTGGGGCCAGTCCTTGCCGTCACGCAGGAGCGGAACGATGCTTGATCGTCGGCAAGCAGACGACTTTGACGGCGAATTTCCCAAGGAAGTCTACCGCGGCGAGACGAAGCGAACACCGGCCGATGTGGAAAGGGACGGCGGCTTCGTGTCGCGAGGCCTGCAGAAACAACGGGCGGGTACTGCCCTGTCCGCCATGGAGCTGGATTTGGGCAGCAGTCTATTTCACCACGCGTCAGGGGACGACACGGCCTCGTTCACGCGCTACGTCTCGACGAGCACCGACCCCGGCGTCGCACTCACCTttgccgtcgatgacgacgcgcCGACGCAGAAGGGTTATCTGTACAAGATCCACGCCGACGACAGGTTCCTCGACCTGAACCGTTCTCTCGGCAAATACTCGCCTTATCCCGGCCAAAAGGAACATGCGGCTATCGAATTCATCCGGTATGAGCAGATCGAAGGCTGGTACGAAGTCACGTACGAAAAGCACTTTTCCGAACCACAGATCGGCAAGGAAAGTCAGGACAAGCTGCGCAGGGGGGCCTTTGGCCATTTCAAGAAGAATGCCAAGTTCGACAAGTCGAGGTTCCACAACCTTAGAGGCCGCGGCAGGGTCCCTCAGCTTGCCGGCTTCCCGGCCATCTCCCCGGCTTGGCAGGAGGTCCCCTGGAAGGCGTTCAAGACGCAGGCTGTGGACAAGAACTTGAACGCGGTCATCGACTCCCTCTGCGGCGGCAGGCTGAGGGCGAGAAGAGGCCTGGGCTGCACGGGCCGGCCCGGCGGCCAGCAAGGCATCGACGGGTCCGGGCCGAAAAGACCCTCTACAGGGTCCAAAGGCAAGCCGAGGGCCGaaaaggccgacggcggcggcagaaaGGCGTCCGAGGCGAAAGGACCGGTTGGTGCGGCAAAGGGAAAGTCTCGAACGGGCGAGCCGGTCCGGAATGCAGGAACTGGTCCAAAGTACCAGTCAACCGGAGTTCGGCTGACCAAGGAGACGGCCAGGGTCGCTGcgttcgtcctcgtcttgcCGTATGCGAGAGATTTGCTCGAAGCCATCAAGCAGTGGGATCACCCCATCGGCCACGCCGTCAAGTGGTtcgacgacgtcatggccgccttcCAGGAGTCAATCGGGGGCTCCCAGAGGCAGGACATTTACGGCAACGACCTGAAGGCCAGCTTGATCTGCGCATTGAAGGGTGGCCGGGCCGAGGACACGATTGTCGGACGAAAGAGCAACATCTGCCTTgctgtcgccgacgagttcAAGGAAGAGCTTCGGAGAGACTTGGACGAGGGAAAGCTCGACCAAGACATCGTCATGTgcgaggaagccgagacGTACCGTGGGGGAAGCCCGCACGCTTGGGAAGAGACGAAGCGGTTTTGCGACGCACTCCATCGCACCGACGAATACGCCGAGCGACGGCTGCAGCAGGGAATCAACGAGCTCTTGGACGTTTGCGACGGGTACGCGCTCAAGGCACCAGAGGATCGGGACCTCGCAGCGAAGCTGGATGGCGGCTGCACCGCACTTCAGAGAGGAGTGAGGCGGATCGAAAAGGGCGACAAGGCCATGGCGGTGACGGAGGGGATCCCCAAAATAACCGTCGGGAGTTGCAAG CTAGGGCCGGCTCTGCAagagccggtcgaggagaaCTGCGCCGACGAGACTGGCAGCATTCCCTGCGGTGGGAGGCAGACTGCGAAGGATCGGGAGACTGGACGGGCTGCCTGCGGCGTTTGTGGCTTCGCGTGGGATCCCGAAGGGGGGAAATGCAGGAACAGGAAAGGTGTGCTGCTCTGGCCACAGAAGAtttcgccgccgacggacaaGTGTTTGCAGTCTCTGGGTGAGAGGCCATGCGGAGGAGGTAGGCAGACGAAGGCCGACTTTCGGAGAGGATTCACCATCTGCACCGTGTGCCGCTTAACCTGGGATCCACGAGCGGGGGTATGCAAAAGGATGGAGGGGGATGTCGTTGTCTGGCCGCCACGACCCAAGGCGTAG
- a CDS encoding ebs-bah-phd domain-containing protein translates to MSAKSRKRSRAVTDENRADCPFTVSMVSTPSYEEWDHTTKKRKRNGPDDGRKESVQASPFEPRGKFKTHSNMDVSYTVEPSRPWFDMTRYNSFVLNNVKYFNEDFVYIANDATIERQKDPHKDADQQDLLPSNDYWVAKILEVRALDEHHVYARVYWMYSPDELPPNTLDNKKLVSGRQPYHGQNELIASNHMDIINVVSVAMRAVVNHWVESDDEQVQDALYWRQAFDCRTSQLSTVEHTCRCKTPANPDKTLVGCSNSQCEQWLHYECLLDDLLTRVYATLGTDKAHQTVERPVKRESDDTKDSLHSTTPIKIKNETAPTPSNDKDGANGSPRPVKRNAEDVGGKATASPVSGTPTLAAEKLSRSSSTKKGRFKRPEGQQPYEGLFEAKLRLDDGPTVWEVTDLRPNVSGGDRTWTEKVDCLVCGTKIE, encoded by the exons ATGAGCGCCAAGTCGAGAAAGCGGTCCCGCGCCGTCACGGACGAGAATCGTGCCGACTGCCCCTTCACCGTCAGCATGGTCTCAACACCCTCGTACGAGGAATGGGATCACACGACCAAGAAGCGCAAGCGCAACGGCCCCGACGATGGCAGGAAGGAGTCGGTGCAGGCGTCGCCGTTTGAGCCCAGGGGCAAGTTCAAGACGCACAGCAACATGGACGTGTCCTACACGGTCGAGCCCTCGAGGCCCTGGTTCGACATGACGCGCTACAACAGCTTCGTTC TCAACAACGTCAAGTACTTCAACGAAGACTTTGTCTACATAGCCAACGACGCAACCATCGAGCGGCAAAAGGACCCCCACAAGGACGCGGACCAGCAGGACCTGCTGCCGTCCAACGACTACTGGGTGGCCAAGATCCTCGAAGTCAGggcgctcgacgagcaccaCGTCTACGCGCGCGTCTACTGGATGTACTCGCCCGACGAGCTGCCGCCGAACACGCTCGACAACAAGAAGCTAGTGTCGGGCCGTCAGCCGTACCACGGCCAGAACGAGCTGATAGCCTCCAACCACA TGGACATCATCAACGTCGTCAGCGTCGCCAtgcgcgccgtcgtcaaccaCTGGGTggagtcggacgacgagcaggtGCAGGATGCGCTCTACTGGCGCCAGGCCTTTGACTGCCGGACCTCGCAGCTATCC ACGGTCGAGCACACGTGCAGGTGCAAAACGCCGGCGAACCCGGACAAGACGTTGGTCGGCTGCTCCAACTCGCAGTGCGAGCAGTGGCTGCACTACGAGTGCCTCCTGGACGACCTGCTCACCCGCGTTTACGCCACGCTGGGGACGGACAAGGCGCACCAGACGGTCGAGCGGCCGGTGAAGAGGGAATCGGACGACACGAAAGATTCTCTGcattcgacgacgccgatcAAGATCAAGAAcgagacggcgccgacgccctcgaacgacaaggacggcgcgAACGGCAGCCCGAGGCCGGTGAAGCGGAATGCGGAAGACGTCGGCGGAAAAGCTACCGCATCACCCGTGTCCGGCACGCCCACcctggcggccgagaagctctcgagatcatcgtcgacgaagaagggGCGCTTCAAGAGGCCCGAGGGCCAACAGCCGTACGAAGGCCTCTTCGAAGCAAAGCTCAGGCTGGACGATGGCCCGACGGTCTGGGAGGTGACGGACCTGCGACCGAACGTCTCGGGCGGCGACCGCACCTGGACCGAAAAGGTCGACTGCTTGGTCTGCGGCACCAAGATTGAGTAG
- a CDS encoding Autophagy-related protein 22, with translation MPSHVRPSLQSSGLSKRSFRSHASLFEADDERSSSDEEMSAHDSTLPGSGTDDDDVHGHGHERAIHRYPGHDARPTSRKELAGWYAYAFAAETYVVCGIGSFIPILLESLARENGVLLSDPTKPCRSSDSKVGGGDGDGDGNGQCVVYVLGLEINTASFAMYTFSLSVLLQALLVVSISCAADHGNYRKKLLLAFAWVGSASVMAYLFVTRETYILGAIFTIVSNTSFGASFVLLNSFLPLLVRNHPEVLAAESRPSSTLAGPRRGPPRRDDRSTDASDAAATSALLADESEAAAPRRRLVRTATHEEMTSTELQLSTRLSAQGLGIGYSAALLVQCISIGILVALRNTTWSQRIVLFFVGSWWAVFTIPAALWLRPRPGPPLPLKRRAGSLSWLSYLTFSWTSLFRTIKLARQLVDIMLFLAGWFLLSDAIATTSSTAILFAKTQLHMRPWALGMINVIVTSTGVCGAFGWSWVSRALGLQAHHTILVCIALFELIPLYGLMGYLPFVQRWGVIGLQRPWEMYPLAAIYGLVMGGLSSHCRSLYGELIPPGSEAAFYALYAITDKGSSVFGPTIVGYIIDTTGSIRPAFWFLGALVALPAPLLWFINVERGRREGEKLAETIDGFKLSAEERIDEDETRGMMAAYDEER, from the exons ATGCCGTCGCATGTTCGCCCTTCACTCCAGAGTTCGGGTCTCTCCAAACGCTCCTTTCGCTCCCACGCCTCCCtcttcgaggccgacgacgagcgatCGTCGAGCGACGAAGAGATGAGCGCGCACGACAGCACCCTCCCCGGcagcggcaccgacgacgacgacgtccacggccacggccacgaaCGAGCCATCCACCGCTACCCGGGCCACGAtgctcggccgacgagccgcaAGGAGCTCGCGGGCTGGTACGCGTACGCGTTTGCGGCCGAGACGTACGTTGTCTGCGGGATAG GCTCCTTCATCCCCATACTTCTCGAGTCTCTCGCGCGGGAGAACGGCGTGCTTCTCTCGGACCCGACCAAGCCGTGCCGCTCGAGCGACAGCAaggttggcggcggcgacggcgacggcgacggcaacggccagTGCGTCGTCTACGTCCTCGGGCTCGAGATTAACACGGCCAGCTTCGCCATGTACACCTTTTCCCTGAGCGTCCTGCTGCAGGCCTTGCTCGTCGTCAGCATCAGCTGcgccgccgaccatggcAACTACCGGAAgaagctcctcctcgccttcgcctggGTCGGCAGCgcctccgtcatggcctACCTCTTCGTCACGCGCGAGACGTACATTCTCGGggccatcttcaccatcgtGTCCAACACCTCCTTCGGCGCCTCCTTCGTCCTCCTCAACTCCTTCCTCCCGCTCCTGGTGCGCAACCATCCGGAGgtgctcgcggccgagagccggccgtcgtcgacgctcgccggCCCGAGGCGAGGCCCGCCGCGACGTGACGACCGCTCGACGGACGCGAGCGATGCCGCcgcgacgtcggcgctgctcgccgacgagtccgaggccgccgcgccgaggcggcgtctCGTGCGGACGGCAACGCACGAGgagatgacgtcgacggagcTGCAGCTGTCGACCCGTCTCTCGGCCCagggcctcggcatcggatactcggccgccctcctcgtccagtGCATCTccatcggcatcctcgtcgcgcTCAGGAACACGACCTGGTCCCAGCGGAtcgtcctcttcttcgtcggctCCTGGTGGGCCGTCTTCACCATCCCGGCCGCCCTTTGgctgcggccgaggccgggaccgccgctgccgttgaAGAGGCGGGCCGGCAGCCTGTCGTGGCTGTCGTACCTGACCTTTTCGTGGACGTCCCTCTTCCGCACCATCAAGCTCGCccgccagctcgtcgacatcatgctcttcctcgccggctggttcctcctctccgacgccatcgcgacgacgtcgtcgacggccatcctCTTCGCCAAGACCCAGCTGCACATGCGGCCGTGGGCGTTGGGCATGATCAACGTCATCGTCACCTCCACCGGCGTCTGCGGCGCCTTTGGTTGGTCCTGGGTCTctcgcgccctcggcctgcagGCCCATCACACCATCCTCGTCTGCATCGCCCTCTTCGAGCTGATCCCGCTCTACGGCCTCATGGGATACCTCCCCTTCGTCCAGCGCTGGGGCGTCATCGGCCTGCAGCGGCCGTGGGAGATGTACCCGCTGGCCGCCATCTACGGGCTCGTCATGGGCGGCCTGAGCAGCCACTGCAGGTCCCTGTACGGCGAGCTGATCCCGCCCGGCTCCGAGGCCGCCTTCTACGCCCTCTACGCCATCACGGACAAGGGCTCGAGCGTTTTCGGCCCGACCATTGTCGGCTACATCATCGACACCACCGGCAGCATCCGACCGGCATTTTGgttcctcggcgccctcgtcgccctgcccGCGCCGCTCCTCTGGTTCATCAACGTCGAGCGCGGCAGGCGGGAGGGCGAGAAGCTGGCGGAAACCATTGACGGTTTCAAactctcggccgaggagcgaatcgacgaggacgagacgcgAGGAATGATGGCCGCctacgacgaggagcggtAG